The window GTCACCGTGGTTTCGTGCGAGATCATCAATTCGGCCACCGATGAGCGCGAGACGATTCCATCGAGCGATGTCGCGACCATGTTCAACCTGCTCGCGTTAGCGGACGGCGGAACGCTCGATGTCTGTGACCAGGAGGTCACGTTAACGACATTTGATCAGCTTCGAGTCGTAATTGGCGACGTGGCAACGATCACGTTCGGAACGGATGCCTTGACCGTGACGGACACTCTTCACGTGGCCAGTGGATCATCTTCGGGGCTCAAGTTCTTCTTCGACGACCTCGTCGATGTGAGTGGTGGTGGAAGGCTGGACATTCTTCTAGACTTCGTGGCCGACGAATCGGTCGTGTCGACGGGACCTCCCTCGGCGCCTACTGGATACGTTATGACACCGGTTATCAAGGCTGTGTCTGCTTCGCTGAACGAGGCCCAACTGGCGATTTCGGATGAAGGAGAGGTAGTGGCGCAATAAGGTTGCTCTTACTCGCGTAGAGGGGCTCCGGGTAACCGGGCCCCCTTTTTTTGTTTTGCGCAGGCACGGTGCAGGGAATGCCCCGAGATCGTGCGGGTTACAGCGCCCGGATGATTTGCTCCAGGCGGCGGCGGAGATGCCGTGATGACCCGACCCTACAATACGCTGCGGACATTCCCCGCGGGTCGGCCGCAGGTAGCCTCTACACCGGATGCACGTGATCCGGTTGCGGAAGACGAGGGTCTGCCGTATCTATAAGTCGACCTTCGCTTTGTTTTCCCACAACGGGACGTTGTCCCGTGGCGTTTGTCGTGAGTGTCCCACCGGACAAAGCAGCATTTTGTGTCCTCTCGTTTGAGGGCCCCGACCGGTACGCTATCGCTGGCGGTCTCGGAATTCGTGTCGCCAATCTTTCTGTCGCTCTCGCGAGGCGCGGCTACAAGACCCATCTTCTGTTCGTTGGCGACCCCGATCGTCCGGCTACCGAAGAATTAGAGAACGGCCGGCTCACGCTACACCGCTGGAGCCAGTGGATCAGTGCAACGCACCACTCCGGAGTCTATGACGGGGAAGAAGGCAAGGTCTGGGATTTCAACGAATCGGTACCGGCCTTCGTGGTCGATCATTTCGTAAGACCCGCACTGGACGAAGGCATGCTCCCCGTGATAATGGCGGAGGAGTGGCACACGGCCGAGGCCGTAATCCGCATACATGATCTGCTGGTGGAGGCCGGTCTGCGTCATCGCTGCGTGATGCTCTGGAATGCCAATAACACGATGTCCTTCCACCGGGTGGATTGGCCGAGGCTGTCGACCGCGTCGCAGTTGACGACCGTCAGTCGATACATGAAGCACATCATGTGGGAGATGGGACTGAATCCGCTCGTGATTCCGAACGGTATTCCAGGAGATTTGCTTCGCCGCGTTGGCCAGACGAGAGTCGCGCAGCTACGGAAGACATTGCACGCCCGCGATGCCGTGCTTCTTTTCAAGGTCGGGCGTTTCGACCCGGCAAAGAGATGGCTGATGGCTGTTGATGCGGCGGCTCGCATCAAGAACGGTGGCCAGCGAGTCGTTTTTGTGCTGAGGGGCGGAATTGAGGCGCACGGGCAAGAGGTGTTCGACCGAGCAGCAGCACACGGATTGAGCGTCGTTCACGTCACCGGTGAGCCGGCCAATTGGAAGGAACTCATGGATCTGCTGGCGGACGTGCCGCCGGCAGACCTCTATCACTTTTCTTTCCACATGTCTCCAGATCTGCTGAGGCCGTTCTATGCGGCAGCCGACGCCGTCCTGGCAAACAGCGGACACGAGCCATTCGGACTCGTAGGTCTCGAAGGGATGGCAGCCGGTGGTCTGGTGTTTGTCGGAAGCACCGGGGAGGAATACTCGTTTGCGGGGCCGTGCGCGATCAGTCTCGACACGGACGATCCGGAAGAAATCGTTTCAGAGATTCTTGAACTGCGGGATGACCCGGATCGCTCTCGCGAAATCCGGGCGTCGGCTCGTCGAACGGCGGCACAGTTCACATGGGACAAAGTGATTGATATCGTCAATGACAAGGTGCGGTTCGTCGCGCGGTCCATCGGCGCCATAGATT of the Rhodothermales bacterium genome contains:
- a CDS encoding DUF4382 domain-containing protein → VTVVSCEIINSATDERETIPSSDVATMFNLLALADGGTLDVCDQEVTLTTFDQLRVVIGDVATITFGTDALTVTDTLHVASGSSSGLKFFFDDLVDVSGGGRLDILLDFVADESVVSTGPPSAPTGYVMTPVIKAVSASLNEAQLAISDEGEVVAQ